One part of the Anopheles coustani chromosome 2, idAnoCousDA_361_x.2, whole genome shotgun sequence genome encodes these proteins:
- the LOC131261973 gene encoding serine protease inhibitor 28Dc-like, protein MKLHNTLTLTICVLLVPLIAGQWSPWTPMVRKTTRRLIPAPTQRPFSTALKFGDDSSTTSPPGLRSPTTRTTPPAPYTSKPLGVLVAPDNDAKITHSMLDFMIRISRTLAQQQSKTELFSPVSIATVASLLFLGAKGTTHEEFKKVLTPAGMNWNHYHQRYSGVLANLVSQNPIDSKRDQWRRQTCPINDDYEDEPEAPEPKSQIIRLANGVFYQPSLKIEQKYVSLASGLYGALVEPIDQQNTAAKINRWVSDMTAGKIPNMLDGPLSPSSSVVLVNALYFKGKWKTQFEPLVTRPAPFFPHGYDRPSYPVTMMSLSGCLPFHKTRNGVSIVGLPYRDDSSTMYLIQPTNSSETAIRRLQATLTGKTLESMIAQMKLQTTMVRMPKMHLKSSFNLLQSFQKIGLSSILSPAKSNLGQMINENGTQRPYVNQIMHKVDLVIDEEGTEGAAATSALVDRIGPQQSFNGNAPFLIYLRHDATGLPLFYGPIFDPR, encoded by the exons ATGAAGCTCCACAACACGCTGACGCTAACAATTTGCGTTCTCCTCGTTCCGCTGATTGCTGGCCAGTGGAGCCCTTGGACACCAATGgtgagaaaaacaacacgTCGACTCATCCCAGCACCCACGCAACGGCCATTTTCAACGGCATTAAAATTTGGGGATGACTCCTCAACAACATCACCGCCAGGACTGAGATCTCCCACGACACGAACGACACCACCGGCACCTTATACATCTAAGCCTCTCGGGGTACTCGTGGCGCCTGATAATGACGCCAAAATAACGCACTCAATGCTCGATTTCATGATACGCATTAGCCGCACCCTAGCCCAACAGCAGAGTAAAACGGAACTGTTCTCACCAGTCAGCATTGCCACCGTGGCAAGTCTGTTGTTCCTTGGGGCGAAAGGTACCACGCACGAGGAGTTTAAGAAAGTGCTAACACCGGCGGGTATGAACTGGAACCACTACCATCAGCGCTACAGTGGTGTGCTGGCGAATCTCGTGTCGCAGAATCCGATCGACAGCAAGCGGGATCAATGGCGCCGCCAGACGTGCCCAATCAACGACGACTACGAGGACGAACCGGAGGCTCCTGAGCCGAA GTCCCAAATCATCCGTCTGGCGAACGGAGTCTTCTACCAACCGTCCCTGAAGATCGAGCAGAAATACGTGTCGCTGGCCAGCGGCTTATATGGTGCATTGGTTGAACCGATTGACCAGCAAAACACGGCGGCAAAGATTAACCGCTGGGTCAGCGATATGACGGCCGGCAAAATCCCCAACATGCTGGATGGCCCTCTCAGCCCAAGCTCCAGTGTGGTGCTTGTGAACGCGCTCTACTTCAAGGGCAAATGGAAGACCCAGTTCGAGCCATTGGTCACTCGTCCGGCGCCTTTCTTCCCCCACGGCTACGATAGACCATCGTACCCCGTAACGATGATGAGCCTCTCCGGGTGCCTGCCGTTCCACAAGACACGGAATGGAGTGTCGATCGTTGGTCTGCCGTACCGTGACGATTCCAGCACGATGTATCTGATTCAGCCGACGAACTCGAGCGAAACCGCCATCCGCCGCCTGCAGGCCACACTGACCGGAAAGACGCTCGAGTCGATGATTGCCCAGATGAAGCTCCAGACGACCATGGTGCGCATGCCCAAGATGCACCTGAAGAGCAGCTTCAATCTACTACAGTCGTTCCAGAAGATCGGTTTGTCTTCCATCCTTAGCCCGGCCAAGAGCAACCTCGGACAAATGATTAACGAAAACGGTACTCAGCGTCCGTACGTCAACCAGATCATGCACAAGGTCGATCTCGTCATCGACGAGGAAGGAACGGAGGGAGCGGCCGCTACTTCGGCTCTCGTCGATCGTATAGGACCGCAGCAGTCCTTCAACGGAAATGCTCCGTTCCTGATCTACCTGCGTCACGATGCGACCGGGCTGCCATTGTTCTATGGACCGATTTTCGATCCGCGCTAA
- the LOC131267772 gene encoding phenoloxidase-activating factor 3-like, protein MKGSQLTTVCVVLLLVTIVASVKGGMCVRLRSSKDIKIITLTIIQPPAAIVRECKSEQRCVQIALCGQYLHYVNEAPKNWPPSVRQEAINQLCEVQVSVNGSKVYYICCNQNEILCGVSRVQLIAYGQEARAYAFPWMVLLESSLSAELPCGGSLINDRHVLTAAHCVKARTITAVRIGVHDLNADEDGCNDRIRFADDYGVIDEDAEYREGEYSASCGPPEQRIPIETIVTHPKYSPRSKRNDLAIIRLRFPAVIGYTVIPICLPLTDQLRAYRPSDSFVTGWGVTETGERSAVLRYTVLPTLPLPDCAMRIKELDRMIVLDDGHLCAGGNNKSAHCQGDSGGPLQYISDSTRFVLQGVVSFGVKSCGTKIAPGVFSNVSNFIDWIVQEGKVLT, encoded by the exons ATGAAAGGATCTCAGCTTACCACCGTGTGTGTCGTGCTCCTGCTGGTGACGATCGTAGCGTCGGTCAAGGGGGGTATGTGCGTGCGGTTGCGATCCTCGAAGGATATCAAAATTATAACCCTAACCATCATTCAACCACCGGCAGCCATCGTTCGAGAATGTAAATCCGAGCAACGGTGCGTACAGATAGCACTGTGTGGACAATATCTGCACTATGTCAACGAAGCCCCCAAGAACTGGCCACCGAGCGTACGTCAGGAAGCGATCAATCAGCTCTGCGAAGTGCAAGTGTCGGTGAACGGTTCCAAG GTTTATTACATTTGCTGCAACCAAAACGAAATACTGTGTGGTGTTTCTAGAGTGCAACTAATAGCCTATGGACAGGAGGCTCGAGCCTATGCATTCCCATGGATGGTGTTGCTGGAGTCGAGCTTGAGCGCAGAGCTACCGTGTGGTGGCAGTTTGATCAACGATCGACACGTCCTCACAGCTGCGCATTGTGTTAAGGCTCGTACAAT CACCGCTGTACGCATCGGAGTGCACGATCTCAATGCAGACGAAGATGGTTGTAACGATCGTATTCGCTTTGCAGACGATTATGGCGTCATCGATGAAGACGCCGAGTATAGAGAAGGTGAGTATTCCGCCAGCTGTGGACCGCCGGAACAGCGCATCCCCATTGAGACGATTGTGACTCATCCGAAATACAGTCCCCGGTCGAAGCGCAACGACTTGGCGATCATACGCCTTCGGTTTCCCGCCGTCATCGGATACA CTGTTATTCCCATTTGTCTGCCGCTTACCGATCAACTGCGTGCATACCGACCGTCGGACTCTTTCGTTACCGGCTGGGGGGTAACGGAAACTGGAGAACGTTCGGCGGTCCTGCGGTACACCGTTCTGCCGACACTTCCTCTGCCGGACTGTGCGATGCGTATCAAGGAGCTTGATCGAATGATCGTACTAGACGATGGGCATCTGTGCGCCGGTGGAAACAATAAATCTGCCCACTGCCAGGGCGACTCCGGTGGCCCGTTGCAGTACATCTCCGATTCCACGCGGTTCGTCCTGCAAGGAGTAGTTTCGTTTGGGGTGAAATCGTGTGGCACTAAAATTGCACCGGGTGTCTTTTCGAACGTTAGTAACTTTATCGATTGGATAGTGCAAGAGGGAAAGGTGCTGACGTAG